Proteins co-encoded in one Arachis hypogaea cultivar Tifrunner chromosome 13, arahy.Tifrunner.gnm2.J5K5, whole genome shotgun sequence genomic window:
- the LOC114925061 gene encoding protein MAIN-LIKE 1-like, whose protein sequence is MGDDPARLYRLDGVAHIAGVINEEPQRCIRSMRRQQGMLFYDRYVMYLQMAGLYHLARLNDRWFRLDEALVSAFVERWRPETHTFHMPFGECTITLQDVAYQLGLPVDGRYVSGCLSEFQIYIEGGRPAWVWFEELLGVVPPSSQVQKYAVNCSWFQETFGECPEGADEDTVRRYARAYIMMLLGTQLFANKSGNRIHIRWLPFVARLEEMGTYSWGSAALAWLYRCMCRVANRNVIKLAGPLQLLQS, encoded by the exons atgggggacgatccggcacgGTTATATCGCTTGGACGGAGTCGCCCATATAGCTGGGGTCATCAACGAGGAG CCTCagcgatgcatcaggagcatgcggcggcagcagggcatgctCTTCTATGACAGATACGTTATGTACCTGCAGATGGCAGGTCTTtaccatcttgcaaggctgaacgatagatggttccggTTGGACGAGGCCCTTGTCAGTGCGTTCGTCGAGcgatggcgtccggagacgcacacgtttcatatgccgttcggagagtgcacgatcacactccaggacgtggcataccagctggGTTTGCCAGTGGACGGGCGTTACGTCAGCGGCTGCCTATCAGAGTTCCAGATATACATCGAGGGTGGCCGTCCAGCCTGGGTTTGGTTCGAGGAGTTGCTTGGAGTGGTACCTCCTTCTagccaggttcagaagtacgcGGTCAACTGCAGTTGGTTTCAGGAGACTTTTGGTGAGTGCCCGGAGGGAGCTGATGAGGATACTGTGCGTCGATATGcccgtgcgtacatcatgatgttgttgggcacgcAGCTGTTTGCGAACAAGTCCGGCAACcgcattcacatcagatggcttccgTTTGTAGCTAGGCTGGAGGAGATGGGGACCTACAGCTGGGGTTCTGCAGCACTGGcctggttgtaccggtgcatgtgccgagtggcgaACAGAAATGTTATCAAGCTAGCGGGCCCACTTCAGCTACTTCAGTCATGA